From Acinetobacter sp. ASP199, the proteins below share one genomic window:
- the pgaB gene encoding poly-beta-1,6-N-acetyl-D-glucosamine N-deacetylase PgaB produces MKTIKNTLALLGCLSLFMAYSHAENKAMDLPENQFVTLTFHDVRNDVARQGDRDQYAISTEYLAQYFAWLKREGWKTISLEDIRRAREKKIPLPEKSVLLTFDDGALSGYTKVFPLLKQYGLRAVFAIPTSWIGTNHKDAIESYGANNLMSWDQMREMQNTGLVEFVSHSHNLHRGVISNPQRNMQPAATARIYDLKKGRYESDRAYRQRVLEDLKRSKAILEQQLSVPTHAIFWPYGAVTAETEDIAKQVGLSMSFSLGTMAPLADSVKTYQRALIMNNPNLAEIKEAMSEFLYHTKQPYLEQKSFIQFNLKDLAQPSIKQADEKLSQFLNQLDALKTNQLILKPVADLDGNGTIDVAYFPNSQLKMQQDLLNRTLWQARTRTYQRVYAELPLSMMNQGYNMVQLVEDIFKYNSNLEGLVIDAGQELNCAVETTQWSDKCKKQIERVINLKQNTTKRAKYYANISNVYLSVLKINTHKTMGLKALFETLADDSDYIYLVLDEKTSKAEHNQLLKNIQQLTSVQKQRLMVGFDLAGQSERDQWITTRIADLRRQGIQKISLENYNFKNAGQVQQRLYASISLNSNPLVYRDPFQAQQGERK; encoded by the coding sequence ATGAAAACAATAAAAAATACACTCGCTCTATTAGGATGCTTAAGTCTTTTTATGGCGTATAGTCATGCTGAAAATAAAGCGATGGATCTGCCTGAAAACCAGTTTGTAACCCTTACTTTCCATGATGTCCGAAATGATGTAGCGCGTCAGGGTGATCGTGATCAATATGCGATTAGTACTGAATATTTGGCTCAATATTTTGCTTGGTTAAAACGTGAAGGCTGGAAAACTATTTCTTTAGAAGATATCCGCCGTGCCCGTGAGAAAAAAATTCCATTACCAGAAAAATCAGTACTTTTGACCTTTGATGATGGTGCACTAAGTGGATATACCAAAGTATTTCCTTTGCTCAAGCAGTATGGATTACGTGCCGTTTTTGCTATTCCAACCAGCTGGATTGGTACCAATCATAAGGATGCCATAGAGTCCTATGGGGCAAATAATCTGATGAGTTGGGACCAGATGCGGGAAATGCAAAATACTGGCTTAGTCGAATTTGTATCGCATTCACATAACTTGCATCGTGGCGTTATTTCCAATCCGCAAAGAAATATGCAACCTGCTGCAACCGCACGTATTTATGACCTGAAAAAAGGACGTTATGAATCTGACCGTGCTTATAGGCAGCGTGTTCTGGAAGACTTAAAACGTTCCAAAGCTATTCTGGAACAGCAATTATCAGTACCGACACATGCTATTTTCTGGCCATATGGTGCTGTGACAGCGGAAACAGAAGATATTGCTAAGCAGGTAGGCCTAAGTATGTCCTTTAGCCTTGGGACTATGGCGCCATTGGCTGATTCAGTAAAAACTTATCAGCGTGCCTTGATCATGAATAATCCGAACCTGGCAGAAATTAAAGAGGCCATGTCTGAGTTTTTGTATCATACCAAGCAACCCTATCTGGAGCAAAAGAGCTTTATTCAGTTTAATTTGAAAGATCTTGCGCAGCCGAGTATAAAACAGGCTGATGAAAAACTCAGTCAGTTCCTTAACCAGTTGGATGCCCTGAAAACCAATCAGCTAATCTTGAAACCAGTTGCCGACCTCGATGGTAATGGCACGATTGATGTTGCTTACTTCCCGAATAGCCAGTTAAAAATGCAACAGGATCTGCTGAACCGTACTTTATGGCAAGCACGTACCCGTACATATCAGCGTGTTTATGCAGAGTTACCGCTCAGTATGATGAACCAAGGCTACAATATGGTTCAGCTGGTAGAAGATATATTCAAATATAACAGTAACCTGGAAGGCTTGGTGATAGATGCTGGCCAAGAGTTAAATTGTGCTGTAGAAACTACACAGTGGTCGGATAAGTGTAAGAAACAGATTGAGCGAGTTATTAACTTAAAACAAAATACAACTAAACGTGCCAAATACTATGCCAATATCAGTAATGTCTATTTGTCAGTACTGAAAATAAATACCCATAAAACTATGGGGCTGAAAGCCTTATTTGAAACCCTGGCAGATGATTCAGATTATATCTATCTGGTTTTGGATGAGAAAACCAGTAAAGCTGAGCATAATCAGTTGCTCAAAAATATTCAGCAGCTGACTTCCGTACAAAAACAACGTTTGATGGTCGGTTTTGATCTGGCAGGTCAATCAGAACGAGATCAGTGGATTACTACTCGTATTGCGGATTTACGTAGACAAGGTATCCAGAAAATTTCTCTTGAAAATTATAATTTTAAAAATGCCGGGCAGGTTCAACAAAGACTTTATGCATCGATTAGCTTAAACAGTAATCCTTTAGTTTATCGTGATCCCTTTCAGGCTCAGCAGGGAGAACGTAAATGA
- the pgaC gene encoding poly-beta-1,6-N-acetyl-D-glucosamine synthase yields MINSIGLNDVIFGFAFFYPLFMAWMWIAGGIWFFIKRELNQKALPEPKEAGCSILIPCFNEAEQVRQTIRYAMQSQYPKFEVIAINDGSSDQTGEILDELAEKYPKLRVVHLTENQGKAYALRAGAMVSGYEYLVCIDGDALMHPHCVLWMMHHLTMFPRVGAVTGNPRIINRSSVLGKVQVGEFSSIIGLIKRAQRTYGRIFTVSGVCAGFRKTALDRIGYWRDDMITEDIDVSWRLQFDHWDIQYVPQALTYIYMPETFKGLWKQRLRWAQGGIEVLFAYVPKIFKWRLRRMWPIALESVISVLWAYTMFGVFVLFFYGLFFSVAPEWYINSLLPQWYGVILGVSCLIQFMVSLWIDRRYDKGRMFRNYFWVIWYPLFFWILTMLTTVVALPKTIFKTQTRARWTSPDRGFRGETEVE; encoded by the coding sequence ATGATCAATAGTATTGGTTTAAATGATGTCATTTTTGGCTTTGCCTTTTTCTACCCATTGTTTATGGCCTGGATGTGGATTGCTGGCGGGATCTGGTTTTTTATAAAACGCGAACTGAATCAAAAAGCATTACCTGAACCCAAAGAAGCAGGTTGTAGCATTCTGATTCCCTGTTTTAATGAGGCTGAACAGGTCAGGCAGACTATTCGCTATGCCATGCAAAGTCAGTATCCAAAATTTGAAGTGATTGCGATTAACGATGGCAGTTCGGATCAGACTGGAGAAATCCTGGATGAACTGGCAGAAAAATATCCAAAATTACGTGTAGTTCATTTAACCGAGAACCAAGGTAAAGCGTATGCACTACGCGCAGGTGCAATGGTGAGTGGCTATGAGTATCTGGTCTGTATTGATGGCGATGCCTTAATGCATCCACATTGTGTACTCTGGATGATGCACCACTTAACCATGTTTCCGCGTGTAGGAGCAGTCACAGGTAATCCGCGGATTATCAATCGTTCCAGCGTACTAGGCAAAGTCCAGGTGGGAGAATTTTCTTCTATTATCGGATTGATTAAGCGGGCACAACGTACTTATGGTCGCATTTTCACCGTCTCTGGTGTCTGTGCCGGATTTAGAAAAACGGCGCTAGATCGTATTGGTTACTGGCGTGATGACATGATTACCGAGGATATTGATGTGTCATGGCGTTTGCAGTTTGACCATTGGGATATACAGTATGTCCCACAAGCACTCACATATATTTATATGCCCGAAACTTTTAAAGGGTTGTGGAAGCAGCGACTACGCTGGGCACAAGGTGGTATTGAAGTCCTATTTGCCTATGTTCCTAAAATATTCAAATGGCGTTTGCGCCGCATGTGGCCGATTGCACTGGAATCTGTAATTAGCGTGTTATGGGCATATACCATGTTTGGTGTATTCGTTTTGTTCTTTTATGGTTTGTTCTTTTCTGTGGCACCAGAGTGGTATATCAATTCTCTGTTGCCCCAGTGGTATGGTGTGATTCTCGGTGTAAGCTGTTTGATTCAGTTCATGGTCAGTCTATGGATTGACCGCCGTTATGACAAAGGTCGAATGTTCAGAAATTATTTCTGGGTAATCTGGTATCCACTATTTTTCTGGATTTTAACCATGTTGACGACTGTCGTAGCGTTGCCAAAGACCATTTTTAAAACCCAAACCCGTGCACGGTGGACCAGTCCAGACCGAGGTTTCCGTGGCGAAACAGAGGTAGAATAA
- the pgaD gene encoding poly-beta-1,6-N-acetyl-D-glucosamine biosynthesis protein PgaD — protein sequence MKLPTAGGLSELSVATTVKEAKLDIPEYIDVPEYVSDRTSGYTLMALGWMAWIWLFMPLVSLGLWWFESSLIFDHVLRDHKPYQGMTLLELALLIIVAFLSLLLWASYNWIRFNRIDRRSAPRPVELQEIAYSFDVEKHALLEMVQAKHLILYYDQGGRLEQYDIQGRLMKLSLA from the coding sequence ATGAAGCTCCCAACAGCTGGTGGACTTTCTGAACTTAGTGTCGCGACAACTGTTAAAGAAGCTAAACTCGATATCCCGGAGTATATCGATGTTCCGGAATATGTAAGTGATCGAACGAGTGGTTATACCCTGATGGCATTAGGCTGGATGGCATGGATATGGCTATTTATGCCATTGGTCTCCCTCGGTTTATGGTGGTTTGAATCTAGCCTGATTTTTGATCATGTATTAAGAGACCATAAACCCTATCAGGGGATGACACTGCTTGAACTGGCCCTACTGATTATTGTAGCTTTTTTAAGTCTGCTGCTATGGGCTAGTTATAACTGGATCCGATTCAATCGAATAGATCGACGTTCAGCACCCAGACCTGTGGAACTCCAGGAGATTGCTTATAGCTTTGATGTAGAAAAGCATGCTCTACTGGAAATGGTACAGGCCAAACACTTGATCCTGTACTATGACCAGGGGGGGAGATTGGAGCAGTACGACATACAGGGTAGGCTTATGAAACTTTCTTTGGCTTAA
- the pgaB gene encoding poly-beta-1,6-N-acetyl-D-glucosamine N-deacetylase PgaB, with amino-acid sequence MKNITHSRKSALSITLSLGLITSLSLLSTFSSSSNALTKPLSFSSLIDKYKMEQQLEMSIMHLDLDYIYDPDPRQMTRNINQLIKRIEAVQPNTVFLQAYADQDANGSANEVYFPNPHLPVKEDLFEKVTEQIRSRTTVKKIYAWLPMWAWELPKHYRANYLETTNQNVKGYIRLSPFDRKNFDYVYDIYKALTDNIIVDGILYHDDITLNDYEDSSPSALQVYKHWGFKDAEKILRDPQHPEQMKFAKAKTAYLDSLALKLSNKLKITNPSLKFARNSYAPVMLNPESEKWFAQSTSSTLQHYDYNAVMAMPYMEKAPNHSKFYLNLVEKARQYDPTLSRTIFELQTIDWNTQNKLSNEELLETVHLLKEQGVQHIGYYPEDPFIPHPHATIFKPKKVS; translated from the coding sequence ATGAAAAATATAACTCACTCCAGAAAATCTGCACTCAGTATAACTTTAAGCTTAGGTTTAATTACTTCTTTAAGTTTACTTAGCACCTTTTCTAGCTCATCAAATGCACTGACTAAACCTTTATCTTTTTCTTCATTAATTGACAAATATAAGATGGAACAACAATTAGAAATGTCGATTATGCATCTTGATTTAGACTATATCTATGATCCAGATCCACGCCAGATGACACGTAATATAAACCAGCTCATCAAGCGCATAGAGGCGGTCCAGCCTAATACAGTTTTTTTACAAGCTTATGCCGATCAGGATGCTAATGGCTCAGCGAATGAAGTGTATTTCCCTAATCCACATCTGCCGGTTAAGGAAGATTTGTTTGAGAAAGTCACTGAACAAATTCGAAGCCGTACGACTGTTAAAAAAATCTATGCCTGGTTACCAATGTGGGCTTGGGAGCTGCCAAAGCACTATCGGGCAAATTACCTAGAAACAACGAATCAGAATGTAAAAGGTTATATTCGCCTGTCGCCCTTTGATCGAAAAAACTTTGATTATGTCTACGATATCTATAAGGCATTAACAGATAACATAATTGTAGATGGTATTTTGTATCATGATGATATTACGTTGAATGACTATGAAGATAGCTCGCCTTCTGCCCTGCAAGTCTATAAACACTGGGGATTTAAAGATGCCGAAAAAATATTACGTGATCCTCAACATCCAGAACAAATGAAGTTTGCTAAAGCTAAAACTGCCTATTTAGATAGCCTCGCTTTAAAACTCAGTAATAAACTTAAAATCACCAATCCATCACTGAAGTTCGCCCGCAACTCTTATGCACCTGTGATGTTGAATCCAGAAAGCGAAAAATGGTTTGCACAATCAACATCAAGCACTCTACAGCATTATGATTACAATGCAGTTATGGCGATGCCCTATATGGAAAAAGCGCCAAACCACTCCAAGTTCTATCTTAATTTGGTAGAAAAAGCGCGGCAGTATGACCCTACTCTATCTCGGACGATTTTTGAACTTCAAACCATAGATTGGAATACACAGAACAAACTTTCAAATGAGGAACTATTAGAAACTGTCCATCTATTAAAAGAACAAGGAGTGCAGCATATTGGTTATTATCCAGAAGATCCTTTTATACCACACCCACATGCCACGATTTTTAAGCCAAAGAAAGTTTCATAA
- a CDS encoding flotillin family protein: MLNFDLYNILIITGVIFASLITFGLIIARLYRRSSKEISFVRTGFGGEKVILGGGALVLPVLHEIIPVNMNTLRLEVRRADDQALITRDRMRVDVMAEFYVRVKPTADSIATAAQTLGQKTMSPNELKNLVEGKFVDSLRAVAAEMAMEELHEKRVDFVQKVQQVVSEDLHKNGLELETVSLTGLDQTGFKYFNPQNAFDAEGLTKLTETIEDRRRKRNHIEQDTDLAIKTKNLEAEQARLQIIREEEYAKLQQEREISIRRAEQLAEIAAQEAAKKREAEEARIAAEREVELKRILAARDVENENIQKAQIIQKAQVEQKKTIELAEQDRAIAIAEKSRAESEAKAQADLARAQAVKAEEEVVTVRQIQQAERQKAVELVAAKEQAEKDAIAITVAAEAGKQAAADDAEAIRIAAEAEAEKVRLKAKGEADAKVLLAQAMEKQYQVDAEGTRAVHEANNVLSSEQVEMQIRLAMLKYLPEIIRESVKPMENIDDIKILQVNGLHGHPAGSCQADAHHEGGNVALSDQVVNSALRYRSQAPLIDSLMSELGIQGGDINGMTQSLKTKT, from the coding sequence ATGTTGAATTTTGATTTATATAACATTTTAATCATTACAGGGGTTATTTTCGCCAGCCTGATCACCTTTGGCCTGATCATCGCTCGCCTTTACCGTCGTTCAAGTAAGGAAATTTCTTTTGTCCGTACCGGTTTTGGTGGAGAGAAAGTCATTCTGGGCGGTGGTGCACTGGTCCTGCCTGTGTTGCATGAAATTATTCCTGTAAACATGAATACCCTGCGTCTGGAAGTCCGCCGTGCTGATGATCAGGCACTGATTACGCGTGACCGTATGCGTGTCGATGTCATGGCTGAATTCTATGTTCGGGTTAAACCAACTGCAGATTCAATTGCAACAGCAGCACAGACACTTGGTCAGAAAACCATGTCACCAAATGAGTTGAAAAATTTAGTAGAAGGCAAATTTGTCGATTCTTTGCGTGCTGTAGCTGCTGAAATGGCAATGGAAGAGCTCCATGAGAAACGTGTTGACTTTGTGCAAAAAGTACAGCAAGTGGTGTCTGAAGACCTGCATAAAAATGGTCTTGAATTAGAAACTGTTTCTTTAACAGGTCTGGATCAAACCGGTTTTAAATATTTCAATCCGCAAAATGCTTTCGATGCCGAAGGCCTGACAAAACTGACTGAAACGATTGAAGACCGTCGCCGTAAGCGTAACCATATTGAACAGGATACCGATCTGGCAATTAAAACCAAAAATCTGGAAGCTGAACAGGCACGTTTACAGATTATCCGTGAAGAAGAATATGCCAAGCTGCAACAGGAACGAGAAATTTCGATTCGCCGCGCTGAACAGCTGGCTGAAATTGCAGCCCAGGAAGCCGCGAAAAAGCGTGAAGCTGAGGAAGCACGTATTGCCGCTGAACGTGAAGTGGAGTTAAAACGCATTCTGGCAGCCCGTGATGTCGAAAATGAAAACATCCAGAAAGCACAGATCATTCAAAAAGCTCAGGTTGAACAGAAGAAAACCATTGAACTGGCTGAACAGGATCGCGCCATTGCAATTGCTGAAAAGTCTCGTGCCGAATCCGAAGCCAAAGCCCAAGCCGACCTTGCCCGTGCTCAAGCAGTAAAAGCTGAAGAAGAAGTCGTAACCGTGCGTCAGATTCAACAGGCAGAGCGTCAAAAAGCGGTTGAACTGGTGGCTGCCAAAGAACAGGCAGAAAAAGATGCGATTGCCATTACGGTTGCGGCTGAAGCGGGTAAACAGGCAGCAGCTGATGATGCAGAAGCCATTCGTATTGCCGCTGAAGCAGAAGCTGAAAAAGTTCGTTTAAAAGCTAAAGGTGAAGCCGATGCTAAAGTCCTGCTTGCTCAGGCAATGGAGAAACAGTATCAGGTCGATGCTGAAGGTACCCGTGCAGTGCATGAAGCCAACAATGTGCTGTCTTCAGAACAGGTCGAAATGCAGATCCGTCTGGCGATGCTCAAATACCTGCCTGAAATTATCCGAGAAAGTGTCAAACCTATGGAAAACATTGATGATATTAAGATTCTTCAAGTCAATGGCTTACACGGTCACCCTGCAGGTTCTTGCCAAGCAGATGCCCATCATGAAGGGGGCAATGTGGCCCTGTCCGATCAGGTTGTAAATAGTGCCCTACGTTACCGCAGCCAGGCGCCGCTCATTGATAGCCTGATGAGTGAATTAGGCATCCAGGGCGGTGATATTAATGGGATGACACAAAGTCTAAAGACAAAAACCTAA
- a CDS encoding YqiJ family protein, with amino-acid sequence MWELFTEPSNVVFSISLSLMLMFAALECILLFLGGGSQSVFDQLLPEDSHHVELHPANNPNIFSKVFDWLYLGQLPLFIWLIIFLTTYGLSGLLIQGIFEGFTGQLINGWIISPACLFLCMPLVRFNAKMAEKILPKDESTAIHIEELIGRTATIILGDARANSPAQAKVQDQHGHTHYVLVEPANGEILKQGQSVILMDKTRNGFQAIKV; translated from the coding sequence ATGTGGGAGCTTTTTACCGAACCATCGAACGTTGTTTTCAGCATCAGTCTTAGCCTGATGCTGATGTTTGCAGCGCTGGAATGTATATTGCTGTTTCTGGGTGGCGGTTCACAAAGTGTTTTTGACCAGCTTTTACCTGAAGACTCGCATCATGTAGAGCTTCATCCCGCCAATAACCCGAATATCTTTAGCAAGGTATTTGACTGGCTGTATCTGGGTCAGCTTCCCCTGTTTATCTGGTTGATCATTTTTCTGACCACCTATGGCTTAAGCGGTCTGTTGATTCAAGGCATATTTGAAGGCTTTACTGGACAATTAATTAATGGCTGGATCATTTCCCCAGCCTGTCTGTTCCTGTGCATGCCCCTGGTACGTTTCAATGCCAAAATGGCTGAAAAGATCCTGCCAAAAGATGAAAGCACTGCAATTCATATTGAAGAGCTGATTGGCCGAACTGCAACCATTATCCTCGGTGATGCTCGTGCAAACTCACCTGCACAAGCCAAAGTTCAGGATCAGCATGGTCATACCCATTATGTGCTGGTCGAACCTGCCAATGGTGAAATCCTGAAACAGGGCCAATCTGTAATTTTAATGGATAAAACCCGCAATGGCTTCCAGGCCATAAAAGTCTAA
- the cysD gene encoding sulfate adenylyltransferase subunit CysD produces MSLNEERLTHLKQLEAESIHIIREVAAEFENPVMLYSIGKDSAVMLHLALKAFYPAKLPFPLLHVDTGWKFKDMITFRNNMAKQHGFDLIVHQNKEGVDAGINPFDHGSSKYTDIMKTQGLKQALDKYGFDAAFGGARRDEEKSRAKERVYSFRDSKHRWDPKNQRPELWNLYNGKVNKGESIRVFPLSNWTELDIWQYIYLESIPLVPLYLAAERPVVERGGTLIMVDDERMPLKEGEVPQMKSVRFRTLGCYPLTGAVESTANTLPEIIQEMLLATSSERQGRMIDHDEAGSMEKKKQEGYF; encoded by the coding sequence ATGTCATTAAATGAGGAAAGACTTACTCATCTTAAACAGCTTGAAGCTGAGAGTATTCACATCATTCGCGAAGTTGCTGCCGAGTTTGAAAACCCAGTCATGCTTTATTCGATTGGTAAAGATTCTGCGGTAATGCTGCATCTAGCATTAAAAGCGTTTTATCCTGCAAAACTTCCATTCCCGCTACTTCATGTAGACACGGGCTGGAAATTCAAAGACATGATCACCTTCCGTAACAACATGGCAAAACAACATGGTTTTGACCTGATTGTTCATCAAAATAAAGAAGGTGTAGATGCTGGTATTAACCCGTTTGATCATGGTAGTTCAAAATACACCGACATCATGAAGACTCAAGGTCTGAAACAGGCACTTGATAAGTATGGTTTCGATGCTGCCTTCGGTGGTGCACGCCGTGACGAAGAAAAGTCTCGTGCCAAGGAACGTGTGTACTCATTCCGTGACTCGAAACACCGTTGGGATCCTAAGAACCAGCGTCCAGAACTTTGGAACCTTTACAACGGTAAAGTGAACAAGGGCGAAAGTATTCGTGTATTCCCATTATCAAACTGGACTGAGCTTGATATCTGGCAATACATCTATCTAGAAAGTATTCCATTGGTTCCATTATATCTTGCTGCTGAACGCCCGGTTGTTGAGCGTGGCGGTACACTGATTATGGTGGATGATGAGCGTATGCCTTTAAAAGAAGGTGAAGTTCCACAAATGAAATCGGTACGTTTCCGTACTTTAGGTTGTTACCCATTAACGGGTGCGGTTGAATCCACTGCCAACACCTTGCCGGAAATTATCCAGGAAATGTTGCTTGCAACCAGCTCTGAGCGTCAAGGCCGTATGATTGACCATGATGAGGCAGGTTCAATGGAGAAGAAAAAGCAGGAAGGCTATTTCTAA
- the cysN gene encoding sulfate adenylyltransferase subunit CysN codes for MSHQSELISQDILSYLKQHENKDLLRFLTCGNVDDGKSTLIGRLLYDSKLIYEDQLQAVTRDSKKVGTTGDAPDLALLVDGLQAEREQGITIDVAYRYFSTEKRKFIIADTPGHEQYTRNMATGASTADLAIILIDARYGVQTQTRRHSFIASLLGIKNIIVAINKMDLVEFSEARFNEIKADYTDFVNQLGDRTPANIIFTPISALNGDNVVNKSENTPWYTGQTLMGTLETVEITHSVDKEEFRFPVQYVNRPNLDFRGFCGTVALGEVAVGDEIVALPSGKKSTVKEIVTFDGNLPRAFAGQAVTLTLNDEIDISRGNMLVKAGDQPLASRSVRASVVWMNDQPLVKGKLYNVKLGTQTVPAKVAEINYRVNVNTLEKSQVEQLDLNAIADVQIEFDAPVVFDRYRESRHTGSFIFIDRLSNVTVGAGMIEDAIEWIAHANPVTAEDRAARLGQKPAAVSVSAKALENAQALESLLIQQGVVAIAKAGLSVDQVVLVRETGVVVVTDATEGTDVTFAQESAEELAEKIVELVRL; via the coding sequence ATGTCTCATCAATCTGAATTAATCAGCCAGGATATCCTGAGCTATTTAAAACAACATGAAAATAAAGACTTACTGCGTTTCTTGACTTGCGGTAACGTGGATGATGGTAAATCTACTTTAATCGGTCGTTTGCTTTACGATTCAAAACTGATTTATGAAGATCAATTGCAAGCCGTAACTCGTGACTCTAAAAAAGTTGGTACCACTGGTGATGCACCTGACCTGGCTTTGCTGGTAGATGGCCTGCAAGCTGAACGTGAGCAGGGGATTACCATTGATGTCGCTTACCGTTATTTCTCTACTGAAAAACGTAAGTTCATCATCGCGGATACTCCGGGACATGAGCAATATACCCGTAACATGGCGACAGGTGCGTCTACTGCGGATCTTGCGATTATCCTGATCGATGCACGTTATGGCGTACAGACTCAGACTCGCCGTCACAGCTTTATCGCCAGCCTGCTGGGTATTAAGAACATTATTGTTGCGATCAACAAAATGGACCTGGTGGAATTCTCTGAAGCTCGCTTCAACGAGATCAAGGCAGACTATACTGACTTCGTGAACCAGTTAGGTGACCGTACGCCAGCGAACATTATCTTCACGCCGATTTCTGCCCTGAATGGCGATAACGTGGTGAACAAGTCTGAAAATACGCCGTGGTATACAGGCCAGACCCTGATGGGTACTTTGGAAACTGTTGAAATTACCCACAGCGTAGATAAAGAAGAATTCCGTTTCCCGGTTCAGTATGTTAACCGTCCTAACCTCGATTTCCGTGGTTTCTGCGGTACTGTAGCGCTGGGTGAAGTGGCTGTAGGTGATGAGATTGTTGCATTACCATCAGGCAAGAAATCTACTGTTAAGGAAATTGTGACTTTTGATGGCAATTTGCCACGTGCATTTGCGGGTCAGGCAGTGACTTTAACCTTGAACGATGAGATTGATATTTCTCGCGGCAACATGCTGGTTAAAGCGGGTGATCAGCCTTTAGCTTCACGTTCGGTTCGTGCTTCTGTGGTATGGATGAATGACCAGCCATTGGTTAAAGGTAAGCTGTACAACGTTAAGCTGGGTACGCAAACGGTTCCTGCAAAAGTTGCAGAGATCAACTACCGTGTAAACGTAAATACACTTGAGAAATCTCAGGTAGAGCAGCTGGATCTGAACGCCATTGCTGATGTTCAAATCGAATTTGATGCACCAGTGGTATTCGACCGTTACCGTGAAAGCCGTCATACTGGTTCGTTTATCTTCATTGACCGTTTAAGCAACGTCACTGTTGGTGCGGGCATGATTGAAGATGCAATCGAATGGATAGCACATGCTAATCCTGTGACTGCTGAAGACCGTGCTGCACGTTTAGGTCAAAAACCAGCTGCGGTATCTGTATCTGCTAAAGCGCTTGAAAATGCTCAAGCACTTGAAAGCCTGCTGATCCAGCAAGGTGTTGTTGCGATTGCGAAAGCAGGTCTTTCAGTTGATCAAGTTGTGCTGGTCCGTGAAACTGGTGTGGTTGTAGTCACCGATGCAACTGAAGGTACAGATGTTACTTTTGCTCAGGAATCTGCTGAAGAACTTGCTGAGAAAATTGTGGAATTGGTTCGTCTGTAA